The Sinomonas sp. P10A9 genome includes a window with the following:
- a CDS encoding App1 family protein, which yields MTAQEVQAVDAPRGTEDSGPMTGGTAPDGPSSRCTPVTPRLKPLFHVARRFAQGWNDLRTRQARHGDYVAQVVAYRGYGSTRRVRVLGRVLYSRPGLHGNSDAFNNFRGWVSFTSVPIQHAEVTVEIEGARAVVRADGGGVVDVLVDVELEPGWHEVRMSAEGAEPSVAQVMIVEPGARFGIVSDIDDTVMVTALPRPFLALWNTFVLSERARTPTPGMAVLLDRLAAEHPEAPVVYLSTGPWNSAPTLQRFLGRNLYPAGPLLLTDWGMTPDRWFRSGREHKRENLERLAAEFPDIRWLLVGDNGQHDESIYAEFAAEHPASVGAVAIRQLSPGQAVFSGGTTHDGDSVASRQDVVWASAPDGAGLAAQLEAAGVV from the coding sequence ATGACAGCGCAGGAGGTCCAAGCCGTCGACGCGCCCCGCGGCACTGAAGACTCGGGGCCAATGACCGGCGGGACGGCACCGGACGGCCCGTCCTCCCGCTGCACCCCCGTGACGCCGCGGCTCAAGCCACTCTTCCACGTGGCGCGGCGGTTCGCGCAGGGGTGGAACGACCTCCGCACCCGTCAGGCCCGGCATGGCGACTATGTGGCCCAAGTCGTGGCGTACCGGGGCTACGGCAGCACCCGCCGGGTGCGTGTGCTCGGGCGCGTCCTGTACTCGCGGCCGGGGCTGCATGGGAATTCGGACGCCTTCAACAACTTCCGAGGGTGGGTCTCCTTCACCTCTGTGCCGATCCAGCACGCGGAGGTGACGGTCGAGATCGAGGGTGCGCGGGCCGTCGTGCGTGCTGACGGCGGCGGCGTGGTGGATGTGCTCGTCGACGTCGAGCTCGAGCCGGGATGGCATGAGGTGCGGATGAGCGCCGAGGGCGCCGAGCCGTCTGTGGCCCAGGTGATGATCGTCGAGCCAGGGGCACGGTTCGGGATCGTCTCGGACATCGACGACACCGTGATGGTCACCGCGCTGCCGCGCCCGTTCCTCGCGCTGTGGAACACGTTCGTGCTGAGCGAGCGCGCCCGCACGCCCACGCCGGGCATGGCGGTCCTGCTGGACCGGCTCGCCGCCGAGCACCCAGAAGCGCCGGTCGTGTACCTCTCGACCGGGCCGTGGAACTCCGCGCCCACGCTCCAGCGGTTCCTGGGTCGCAACCTGTACCCGGCCGGTCCCCTCCTGCTCACAGACTGGGGCATGACGCCGGACCGCTGGTTCCGCTCCGGCCGCGAGCACAAGCGCGAGAACCTCGAGCGGCTCGCCGCCGAGTTCCCGGACATCCGCTGGCTCCTCGTCGGGGACAACGGCCAGCACGACGAATCGATCTACGCCGAGTTCGCCGCGGAGCACCCCGCCTCCGTCGGGGCAGTCGCCATCCGGCAGCTCTCCCCGGGGCAGGCGGTCTTCTCCGGGGGCACGACGCATGACGGCGATTCGGTCGCCTCCCGTCAGGACGTCGTGTGGGCGTCGGCGCCCGACGGTGCGGGGCTCGCCGCGCAGCTCGAGGCCGCCGGAGTGGTGTAG